The DNA region acccatgcacatcAATTACTATTTTTGGATTCAAATTTTAAATGGTGTATAAATgaattgcattgcctataaattGAACTCAATTGCCTCAGATTCAAGGAGAACCCTTGCCTAAGCTTTGCCCAGCAATCCCATAGCCATACTTGAGAGAATACCTTGAaaatttcattgaaatcgagCTTCTAGTTCAACTTATGTTTCTAAGctagaactccaaggattcaatACCTTTTTTTATTCTAATCATCTCCTGCAATCAAGAGGAAGCAAGCCCaagtggaattgcatcaagatcAAGCCTCATCATTGCAATCCGAAGGTGAGTTTTCCATATTTCAgctcttcgattctctctcatttcttaATATTTTTGCTTGATTTatggttgtttgaagtcctaccaatgtaggaattgatattgagttgctttgaggcttaatcgaagcaactcagttttGGAACCTCAATTTTCAACTCCATATTCCTCATTATAGAGTGAAAGTTGAAAAAATTGGAGGTCATATTTGGAATCCTGacatttttctcttcaatttgATGTATGATCCATACATTTTTGTGACATTTTTGTTGGATCAGTCCGACGAGTGTAGCgggagaagatgaccggagctaaGGCTCCTTAGCTCCGATGGTATGCTGACGCAGTCCAGGCCATTTGATCATGAGGCCACGTTCTAATCTGGTCCATCCGTTTTAAATACCAATGTTACGTGCGCATTGACTAAGGTGTTTGGTGGATAGTGCGCGTTGTCCATCAGATCTGcaacctcaattaatgagggagatctgatggcccttttttttctgattaattctattttccatttaattttttaaatgacattttctcatttaattcactataatttcaattttaatccaaaaattatgggattttcaccaaaatttcacaaataatttccccttccattttctgaattaaaatcaatttttgggttgattttgatatatttagtgaattttatgatttttgacttgtttttaattgattttaaacacttatgactttttaaaaatgccaaaaaaattagtcaatggtcctttgaccttgtttgacctatgataaatcccttggtcaTTTCTTTGATGATTTGAAGGGACTTAAGGTTTTTCCccttttaaaatgtatttttcttcatttaaaaattggatttaaattgtttaataactttaatattttgttgagctattttattgactttgtgttgactcaaTTTCCGTTTAGCCTTAATCTTAGTTGAATTTGACATTAATTTGATAAATgccattggatttagggggttgatgaagtttgaacttcatccctcaaaatgaatggatggtattgatcaagtgaggttcatcccttgatcGATTTGGGATTCTCTTTCActtaatctcttcatcttcatcttcttctttcCCAATCCATTCATGGCCAGTGATTTCTCACAACAttaaatgctagttgattcatcaaggaccttgtgtcatatgaatcaacatgagcttgattgagataggtccatcccctcttatttttgtgtgtggtatgctttaggagcttggtctttataccttgtctctagcatgcattaacaccaatattattattgccTGTCCTCAGATAGTTGTGCCTTCTACATAAgcccaattacgattgcttaacatagcgttaaatttgtcccaaaggcataacattttttataagtgagattgtaagtctctcattcctcatggtattgtgtgaagattttgcctcttttccatttgtgagagctagtggcatacttgttgatttagccaagttggagcccttctcatgaatgatgtctaggttcatatttcatgcttgtgagtggatggttgagtgttctccaaaaaatggcttaaacaattttcttcttccactaacgttcactaacatctttttatgttgactttttttaatgtcatttactgtaatgcaatttaaattcttatactttatcattcattgtcatttacattcatgcaattTGTTTATGCTTTAGTCACTTTCACTTggctcacttgagccatattttgtgctGGTATTATATTGcgtgcttgtgattttgtttagtttgtggtcttaggaccttaaaacacttaataagaacaaaaaccctaaaaaatgtattggtggactgttggacctaTGTCTCGACTTGATTTGGACttatggacttagagtaggcaacatccctGAGCTATGAAAGGAAACTTGACAAATGCCATTAATCTAAGACCTTATCTTGGCCAATTCCATTCATCCGATACAAGCCTTGAGAACTCCTTTGGTTTATCTGATACACTTTATCTTTGTGcttaagttgttattttgatcttattgtttctctctgatgttttctctttgagtatgtttcaagggatatttcatctgatacatttaAATGACATTGAAGAATTCTTgctttggagtgcttgcttggatatttggttatctttatttgattccaTTGGTATTcatattaattgcttggatgattatgctttgtgcttgcttgttaatccaaaggaaatgggtttctatctgacacttTTGGCCtgtggatgcttcccattggttagatcttttcaactctaaaattttaaatcttgtctaggatagttCCTTCATCTCCTCTTccttatttaatttcaaaatctctccctcattttcaaaacttctttgtttgtattaatgagtagaaaccttggccttaggccattgattttcaaaatattttcttaattaaacttgtaaatgaacttaaccatattgactttattttcaaaaagacaaaaagaactaacaatcTCATCTAAAccttttggccattttgtgcctttttcttttaaacttttcaaaagagagcatttagatttgagttatctttggttgagatgaaattctcccattccatgatatattgattgtaagtctttccatttattaggggttagtggcatacttgttgattgaatctAAGTTGGAGCCCTCCCTTTTAATTGTAAAACCCTCATTATCGGTGGGTGTTTGGTTGAGTAttatccctttgataacaaaagatctttaagcttttgttaaaatcaatccaccaatctttgaaatttttaccacgaactacgagggtttgatcccttatttttatgttggtacgtaggcataagaccgaaggtcttgtcaaacacaaaaaatataaataaatgaattcttttctcatcccctcattctaaTTTTTAGCAAACATATatttcaactaaaacacttgcacacaaaaagggatccgtaggagtacctaggatattttgggtgttaataccttccctttgtgtaaccaacccccttacctgtaatctccgatattttattagttttgatttgaaaacttcttatctttgggttttgttcgtacttttcccttttcctttggaaacaataaaagcgtagtggcgactctggttttattgatgttgagttaaccaatagctcgatggtcatgaCTTTACCGCTACACTATTCATTTCACATAATCTTGTGTTTGTCATCATGTTTTGCATATCCACATACTCAGCCTCAGCCACAATCTTTCCACCAATCCTATTTTAAGCCTTGACAACATTGTTGAAATCTCCAAACACATACCAAGGCCCCTGCAAATTCCTATACAGGATCTCAATATCTTTCCATAGCAATATTCTACAATCCAACTGATTTTGGGCATACGTAGTTGTTATCTAGTACTTAAACACTCTAGAGGTGTCAAAAACTCCACAATGAATATACTGATCGGTACTCTTTATGTTCTTTATATCCATCTTGGTATTATCCAATTCAATCCAAATCCTACCATTATCACTATAATGGTAATTGTATAGATATCTACCTTTGAGATTAAGATTATCTCTAACCAAATTGGCCTTAAAATGTTTAACTCTAGTCTCGGTCAAAATAACAATCTCAGGTTTCAACTTTAGGAGACGGGAGCGAATCTCCCTAAGTTTACCTGTCTTATTCAGCCCCCTTACATTCCATGAGACTAACATGGTCCCCTATCAAAGGCCACTAGTGGATCATTTAAAACCCTTAGTGCCTCAAATCCATTTTGGCAATTAACCACAAATGTTGAACCAACATAAGTTATGCTCTTACCTTTATCTCTAGTGGTTTTACTCACCTTTGTCAAGTTCTCCCCACTATCATCATTATGCTGCTTTGGGTCCTCCTTTGGTGTCATGGCAGTTGAAGTTGTATCCTGGTTGATTACAGGTGGCTTAAACTTTGGCTTCCAATGTTTCCCTTTTATAGTTGCACCACACTGATGGCCCATTTTTTGACACTTCTCACAATAAAGTGGCTTCCACTCATATTCAACAACttgtttcattttccttccttCACAATCTTTGATGGCTATTTCCTTAACCAATGGTTGCGTGATATCAACCTCAACCAAAATGTGTGCATAAGATACTATCAACTTATTCGTCGTGCATTCATCTGTGACCACAGGTGCTCCAATTGCACTACCTATTTTGCTCAGGCTCTTTGCCCCCCAAAGGTGTAGAGGGGGTTAAGGGAGTTTAACCCAAAAAGGAAGTATTCTCAATAAGTCCCCTTATAGGTTAAAATCAAGCCTTCATTCCTTCAACAACATCAATATTTTCCTTATTGTATACGATCCCTTCATCATAATAACATCCATATCTAAGTGAGATTTGAATATGAGAAGAAGGTAACCCTCATTGTGGTAATACATGTCTGACAATTTGACAAAGTTCCACATCTTCGTCATGTAATTCTTCACCATGTTCATGCTTAGATCCTCACCTAACACATACATGATCAAAGCAGTTTCCCAGAATTTGATCTTCGTCGCGATGTCGTCTTCCTCAATTTCAATTTCTACCTATCGCCAATCCCTTTTCCGGATTTCGATTCTCATTGAGCACATCAACCCACAACTTACGTGCCTCAGGATCCACCTTAATTTCAAGTTCTAGGGTTTCATCTTCCAACAATCCTTCATCTATTGATTTCTCATTCCTGCTACTACTATCCCCTCTTACGATATCTTGATTCTCACTCTCCTTATACAATTGCTTCGATGGAGAAGGATGGTTAATCAGTGATGGTGGCACTGCGGATTTCGGCCACTCGTGTCCCCGTTTCGCCATcagagagatagatagatagatagaagTCCTTTTTGTCTAAAATCAAATAAAAGTTATAGTTCGTCAGATACGCAACATTTAAAATCTAACATATAAATTTATAAATCGTGAGAACTAAAAAAGATAATTTATAGCATTAAGTTTGTTGAgtatatatataattttataaATTTATTCTTTGAAGATAAATAATTTATTGTACAAAAATATTTAAAACTAATTGCAAAAAACTATGTAGAATATAATTAGAGAAATATAGATAAAAAATTCATTAATGcattttaatatttaaaactaATTTTATAGAAAGATAAAGAAAACAACACAAGCATATTTAAGAAATGGTGTAGTATGTATTATAATACTATCTCATAATGAGTGACTCATTTGAAATAAAAGAATGTTTTAATATGGATGATCCATTTCAATTTACAATGCCTCTTTCTCAATACATGATAAAGATATTTTAGTAAAAATATCATTCATTATCTCTTTCATTTATTTCTTAATCTATACGAAATGGTTAACTGAATCATTCATTATAAGATGGAGAGAATAATATTTTAGTTAATACTCAGGCTTTCCCTAAAATATTAGATAGATCTTTGTGCAACGCTATATTGTAGATCAACAAAATAACATGTCGTATGTATAAGAGACGGTTATAAACATCCCCTATTTTTCAACGTTGAATGCTAAAGATTATCTAATAACACCTAACGATAGGTATCAGATACATAGAGTGTGGGGTTCCAAAGCAGGGTTACATTGTCTCTTCAATGCTTCTAGGACTAAGCCTCCCTGTGATCGATCCGGAACAATAAAAATTGCTCAAAATCATGCATAGGAGGAGTTGGCACTCCTTTCAAAGTCTTCAAAGAAGACTCTTTGTTCATACGAACAAACACAATCCATTTATGAATGTGAAACTCTACTCTTACCAAGAAAATCACCAACATGAAATTCTTTTCCACCCGACCAGTTGTTGAAATCGAAGAAGTCATTCCAACCATAAACTGCCTGTCACCGACAGTGACACAGGTAGATCATAAATTCATAATTATCCTTAAACATTGGTTACCTTGAAGGCACATTTTTGTCCCCTCTTTGACTTTCAGTCTCGAGATAATGGGCATAGAATAACTTAAGAAACGTTTCCAACACCATGATTAGTGCACATTCATGTCTTACCTCAATTCTGTATCATAAAACAGGCAGGATCTACTTCTCTAAAAATGCTATTGTCCATTGATTAACAAATATGTTGGGTCATCAAATGTGTAAAAGGAGTATCATGATAGACTAAATGCGACCACATCAATGTCAAGACTTTCGACTAAAGTAGACAGTCAGATTTTGTTAATTGTCAGCTCGTTAATCATCAACTTTGATATTTTTGTTAAATAAAAAAATAGTTCCGGAGATTATGACATTGTATCAAGAACATCCACTCAAGTGAGAAAAACACACTCTTGTGTTTTTTTTGAAGAGGAGGATGTGTTGTTTTGCTCTTACTCTTGTGTTTTTTTTGAAGAGGAGGATGTGTTGTTTTGCTCttactctttttctttttctaatATGATGCATCATTCTTGCGGTTTCCGGATTCTTTGTTGGTTAGGCTCCAAGACTTAACTTCGTCAATTTTCTAATTTTTGTTAATTGAAGAGTGTGTTTAATAATAATTATTGGTTTGAAATTGTAAGCAAGTTGGAATATATAACTATACAAGAAAAAAAATGCAAGAAACATGAAAATATGAAAAGCCACAAGTAAAAATTGAAGGATGCATCACATACTATTTGTTAAGCAAGTCCTTTAACAAGAACAAAACCAGAATTAGACCATCAGCTATAATCCTAGAGGCAAAAGTATTGACTCTATAGCTTGATGTAAACTAATCTACAATTAGATTTCACCACAAGACTTGACTAAACTTCATATTGAAATATACACCATAGCTAACTAAAGTTCATATTGAAATATACACCATAGCTAACTTCGTGTATGATCGGTTGCACGGCGCGTCTGTCCAAACAGAAGCCTGGTTTTGTAGCTTCAATGACATCCCCGCGGAAGCAAACCCGAGTTTGGAGCCGCCTCTAACGCAAAATCAAACACATGCTATGGTAACCTACTACTATTACCAACATCAAAAGCCAAAAAGTATACATACCAACCAAAAAAAACTAGAGATATGAGTTGTGTTCATTCGCAACCCTAACAATGCAATCAGTTACATCTGGACCGTCGAACCAAGATCAAGAACAAGCTGGACTTGTACCACACAACAACAAGTCCATGTTCTTGAGCTTTTTCCACAAACTATGTCCTTTCTTTCCATCTAAATTCTTCCTAGAAGACTTTCCTTCTTCTTTCCACTTAAACCTTCTAGGTTTCTCCATTTGAACATGAACTTCCAAAGCTATTCCTTCACCACCATTCTTCCCTTTGTTTCCATTTTCTTGATTCTCTCTTCTCAAAAGCCTCTCATAATACTCCTTGTTCCTTTTCTCCAAACCATGAACCTGTCCTTGAAGATCTTCAATTTTCCTATGCAAAAGATAAACTCTATGATCCTCCCTCATCTTCAACACACACTTGGCTAACTCCCCGGCTTTCCGTTTGATAAAAACTGACTCGGAGGCAAGCTCCTTGTTCTCTTCAACCAAAGTATTAACCCTATAGCTCAAACCAGCATTCTCATTCAACAAAACAACTCTCTCAGATTCCAACACCTCAAGCAAACTCTTCTGTAACTCACTTTTCCTCGAAGACTCGCAATACCTCCTCTCCATGGCATTAACCTCGTGCAACAGAAAATCACACTCAACATTCTTCATCACAAGCTCGGCTACAACCGCATCAACGTCGAACATAGTTGTTCCCCTCTTAGGAAGACTCGTCAAAGGTAATGTTTGCTGATAAGAAATCGAACTTTCCATATCCGAATCAACTTGACTCACACCACTAATAACTTCTTCCTCTTCTTGATCATAGAAACCTTCTTCCAAAGTCGAAACTTGAGAAGAGTGTCGGCTATGATGCTTATGTTTCGCAAGTGTTTGTATATAACGATCGGATAAAGTCATATAGCCATTGTACAAATCATGAAGAAGTGACAGTAGTTGAGGTCTCTTCTGGTAGTAAGTTTCAGCTCTTTCTGCAAAAGTgtcaccttcttcttcatcttcacATGTTCCTATTGCCAACATTTTCACCCTCTCTTCCAAATCTACCATCACAAAAAAAACAAGTAGAAATTTCAATTAGTATTGTAAAACAAAAATACAACACATTTCAAAAACATTAAAAGAACACAACTTTAAATAAtaaaacacacaaaaaaagaCCCTTTTCTTCATACCTGATTGACTCAATTCCATAGCTTCAAAACCATGAATAAAAATCACAACTTTTTAATAAAAGTACCAATGAGAACACCAAAAGGAGTTTAATATAGATCAGATCTCAAAAGGGTTgatgtcaaatttgagcttaagAAAGTGACAAGTCACCAAACAATGACACAAAAAAAGGGAACAAAGACAAAACCAATAAATAATTCTAGTAGTACAAACAAGATAAAATGTTTAATAACAAAGTACTAAtaatttgaaaattgaaaattgaaaatgaaaattgaaGGTAGTATAGTTAGGCTTAGGCATAAGGGTATGGTCCTATAAAGTCCTACTATAATTAAATTTGTCTCTAGTTTTGAATCCAAATGTCAGCATCATGTACTACACCTGATAAACAAGTGCCAGCtgtgaaaaaaaagaaaaggtcTTAATCTCTATACAAActtttcattttttaagaaaAATTCCAATGGAGTTTAAGATAATAAAGTGCACAGTACACGAGGCTAAAATGGGAAGTGTGTAATTCTAACGGTTACATAAAGAACAAAATGTTCAAATTTTGAAAAACACAACTTGGTTTATGTAAAAAGTTATGGCTAAGGCTAAAGAAAGGAACAAAAGGTTACGTGAGAAAGTGACAATGGATTGCATGAGGCAGAACAATGACAATGGAGATGGAATCTGGTTGAAATCAAATTGGAGATTTGAAAAAAAGATAGACACATCATAGATTCTAAAGGGTAGACCTGTCAACAACTAAATATGAAAAAGATTCTTTGAATGCAATTTCAAAATGAATTTATTAAACCTACGTAAAAACTGACACCTCATAAAAAAGATATCTTCAAATCAGTATCGAACACCTGCACCAACAATTATGATTATGTTCGTATTCGAAACATCGAACCTTCTTAGTATTAAACTTTAATAATATACTAATAGTTATAGTTATGAAAAATACATTTAAAACCAATAAATTCAAAGATTATAAGGGGCTAAAAAGACATTTTAGTTGGCACGTGTAGAGAAAAGCAAGTGGCTAAGTGGTGTGAAGTGACAACATACTATAACATGGTAAATAAATATGTACGGTATTGGTGTTTCCGAAGAAAACTTGACGTTTGTTTGACAGTTGATAGGGACATTTCTGTATCATATGGAGTACAatactattttttatttttattatttcttcttcatcacttctTTCCATCATCATTGATACAAAAAATATAACACACCAGATGCATGTGACTCTATTTAATTCAGATTCTTCAACTTCATTTCTCGTGTTTCTATTCATGCTACTACAATTTTCTTTTTCCATTAAATGCAAAActcttcaaaaaatttattcaacactaataattaattttaatagAGTTAGATTTTGATGATTGCCCTCACTTATTAGTAACATTTATGCTGTTACGTATTGTATAATATTATTTGGTGTGAGATTCATAAAACACCCTTTCACACCTAGCAAAGTTGGACTTGGCTCATTGATATAAATTAGGAAGGTCTGATAGAAAAAATCTAATAGTATGTGGTCAAACGGATCTTGATCTTGATCTTGATCTGGGCTATGATCTTATGTTGAGACCAAGAAAGAGAGAAATAAAATAAGAGATATTTAATTGTTTTGTATTGATTCAACGAATAAAATGTTTAATGCAATGAAAAAATCATACCCTATATATAACTTTATATAGAAATTATGAAGTAACAAATTTTAACTAACTTC from Lathyrus oleraceus cultivar Zhongwan6 chromosome 1, CAAS_Psat_ZW6_1.0, whole genome shotgun sequence includes:
- the LOC127132786 gene encoding kinase-interacting family protein isoform X2; this encodes MELSQSDLEERVKMLAIGTCEDEEEGDTFAERAETYYQKRPQLLSLLHDLYNGYMTLSDRYIQTLAKHKHHSRHSSQVSTLEEGFYDQEEEEVISGVSQVDSDMESSISYQQTLPLTSLPKRGTTMFDVDAVVAELVMKNVECDFLLHEVNAMERRYCESSRKSELQKSLLEVLESERVVLLNENAGLSYRVNTLVEENKELASESVFIKRKAGELAKCVLKMREDHRVYLLHRKIEDLQGQVHGLEKRNKEYYERLLRRENQENGNKGKNGGEGIALEVHVQMEKPRRFKWKEEGKSSRKNLDGKKGHSLWKKLKNMDLLLCGTSPACS
- the LOC127132786 gene encoding kinase-interacting family protein isoform X1, encoding MVRGPNTMGHMNKEKVVSNSQLFSSSLKGFKDKSNTTNNMPSWLLTSISDLEERVKMLAIGTCEDEEEGDTFAERAETYYQKRPQLLSLLHDLYNGYMTLSDRYIQTLAKHKHHSRHSSQVSTLEEGFYDQEEEEVISGVSQVDSDMESSISYQQTLPLTSLPKRGTTMFDVDAVVAELVMKNVECDFLLHEVNAMERRYCESSRKSELQKSLLEVLESERVVLLNENAGLSYRVNTLVEENKELASESVFIKRKAGELAKCVLKMREDHRVYLLHRKIEDLQGQVHGLEKRNKEYYERLLRRENQENGNKGKNGGEGIALEVHVQMEKPRRFKWKEEGKSSRKNLDGKKGHSLWKKLKNMDLLLCGTSPACS